A window of Terriglobales bacterium genomic DNA:
CCCGAACGACATCACGCGCAAGACGCCGGCATGCTTTGAGCCCACGCTCGATTACGTGGTGGTGAAGATTCCCAAGTGGCAGTTCGAAAAATTCCCCGGCGCCGACGAGACCCTGGGCCCGCAGATGAAGTCGGTGGGCGAGGTGATGGCCATCGGCCGCACCTTCAAGGAAGCGCTGATGAAAGGTGTGCGGTCGCTGGAGACCGGAAAGCGGCCGGGCTCGATGAAAATCGAGCCGCGCATCCTGACGCAGCGCCTGGTGACGCCACATCCCGAGCGGCTGAGCTATCTGCGTTACGCGCTTCGCCAGGGACACACCGTCAAAGAACTGGCCAAGATGACGGCCATCGATCCGTGGTTCCTCTACCAGATGAAAGAGATCACGGAGATGGAAATGGAGGTGGAGAAGCACCCGCTGGAGTCGGCGCCGGCCAGGGTGCTGCTGGCGGCCAAGCGCGCCGGACTCTCCGACGCGCGGCTTGGAGTTGCGTGGCGCGTGCCGGACGGGCAGGCTGCGGCCAACAAGATCCGGCATCTGCGCAAGAAGCACCGCGTCACGCCCGTCTATAAGCGCGTGGACACCTGCGCCGCCGAATTCGAAAGCTACACCCCCTATCTCTACTCGACCTACGAAGAAGAGGACGAAGCCGCGCCCACCGACCGCAAGAAGGTCATCATCCTGGGCTCGGGGCCGAACCGCATCGGGCAGGGAATCGAGTTCGATTACTGCTGTTGCCACGCCTCGTTCGCGCTGCGCGAGGATGGCTACGAGACGGTGATGGTCAACTGCAATCCGGAGACGGTCTCTACCGACTACGACACCAGCGACCGGTTGTACTTCGAGCCGCTGACGCTCGAGGACGTGCTGGCGGTGTACGAGCACGAAGCGTCGGGGGGCGCGCCGGTGGGCGTGATCGTGCAGTTCGGTGGACAGACGCCGCTCAACCTGGCGCTGCCGCTCAAGGCAGCGGGCGGGAGCATCATCGGGACCTCGCCTGAATCCATCGACCTGGCGGAAGACCGCAAGCGCTTCGGCAGGCTGCTGGAGGAACTCGCCATCCCCCAACCACCGGGCGCAACCGCCACCAGCGTGGAGCAGGCCGTGGCAGCAGCGAATCAGATCGGATACCCGGTGCTGGTGCGTCCGTCGTACGTGCTGGGCGGGCGGGCCATGGTCATCGCCTACGACGACGATTCCGTCATCCACTACATGAAAGAAGCGGTGGACTACTCGCAGGAACGTCCGGTGCTGATCGACCACTTCCTGGAAGATGCCACCGAGGTGGATGTGGACGCGCTCTCCGACGGCGAGGACGTGGTGATCGCCGGCATCATGCAGCACATCGAGGAAGCCGGCATCCATTCCGGCGATTCCTCCTGCGTGCTGCCAGCGGTGGACATCCCGCAGGCTGCGATCGCCACCATGCGCGACTACACCTTCCGCCTGGCCCGCGCGCTGCGCGTCGTCGGACTGATGAACATCCAGTTCGCCATCCAGCGGCGGAGCCCGCGTTCCGCGGAGGGGGACGCGCAGAAATCCGAAGACCGGGTTTACGTGCTCGAAGTCAACCCGCGCGCCTCGCGCACGGTGCCCTACGTTTCCAAGGCCACGGGGGTGCCGCTGGCGAAGATCGCGGCGCGGCTCATGGTAGGCCGCAAGCTGCGGGAATTCCTGCCGGAACACGTCGAGCGCACTACGGACCTCACGACCGGCGGGTGTTACTTTGTGAAGTCGCCCGTGTTCCCGTGGTCGAAGTTTCCGGGTGTGGATACGGTGCTGGGTCCGGAGATGAAGTCCACGGGCGAAGTGATGGGCGTGGCCGACAGCTTCGGCGAAGCCTTTGCGCGGGCGCAGCTCTCGGCCGGCCTGACGCTGCCCACCGCGGGGACGATCTTCCTCAGCGTCACCGACCGCGACAAGCCGGCTGCGGTGCCCATCGCACAGCGCTTTTCCGAACTGGGCTTCCGCATTGTGGCCACGCACGGCACCGCCGATGCGCTGGAGCGGGCCGGGCTGGTGGTGGACCGCGTCTACAAGGTCAAGGAAGGGCGCCCCAACGTGGTGGACCTCATCAAGGGAGACAAGATTCAACTGGTCATCAATACGCCACACGGCGCCGAGCCCTGGTTCGACGAGAAGGCTATCCGCCGCGCCGCCGTGACCCACCATATCCCCACCATCACCACGTTGTCGGCGGCCCGCGCCGCTGCCGAGGGCATCGCTGCACGCCAGCGGGGCGAGATCAGCGTGCGGGCGCTGCAGCAATTGCATGCCGGGCAGGAAGCCACCGCGAAGTAATCCTCACCAAAGAGACACGGAGACACGGAGGGATTCCGGTTCCTAATTCCGAGCGCAGCGCGGAAACCCTATTCCCGCACAGCCATTCGGGATTGCTACAATCCGCCGTCTGAGGTGCCGCAATGAAACCTGCCGTATTGACTATCGTCTTACTGAGCCTCCTTTCCACCGACCTAGCCGCACAGGAGCGGCCGCATCCCCTTCGTCCCGTTTCCACCTTCTCCATCGTGGCCCGCGACCCGCAGACAGGCGAGTTGGGCGTGGCGGTGCAGTCGCACTGGTTTTCGGTGGGGCAGATCGTTCCGTGGGCGGAATCCGAGGTGGGTGCCGTGGCCACGCAGTCGTTTGTGGATCCAAGCTACGGCAAGCTGGGGCTGGATTTGATGCGGGCAGGCCGAAGCGCACCCGAGGCCCTGCGCGGGTTGCTGGCGGCGGACGCCGGCCGCGAGGTCCGCCAAGTGGCAATGATCGATGCCCAGGGGCGCGTGGATGCCTACACCGGCAAGAATGACATTCATGCGGCGGGGAACATCGTCGGGGCGCAGTTCTCCGTTCAGGCCAACCTGATGGCAAACGACAAGGTCTGGCCCGCTATGGCCAAGGCATATCAAGAAACCAAGGGTGACCTGGCCGACCGCATGCTCGCCGCGCTCGATGCGGCGCAGGCGGTAGGCGGAGATATCCGCGGGACGCAATCCGCGGCATTGATCGTCGTGAGGGCTAAGTCCTCGGGTAAGCCCTGGGAAGACCGCGTCTTTGATCTGCGCGTGGATGACAGCGAAGAACCGCTCAAGGAGTTGCGGCGGCTGGTGACGCTGCAGCGGGCCTACAACCACATGAACGCCGGAGACCTCGCCGTCGAGCACAAGGACAACGAAGCCGCGCTCCGGGAGTACGCAGCCGCCGAAGCCCTGGCAGCAAGCTCGGAGGGGATTCCAGCGAGCCGCCTGGCGGAGATGACCTACTGGCATGCCGTGGCGCTGGTCAATATGAAGCGCGTGGAGGAGGCGCTGCCGCTGTTCGAAAAAGCCTTTAAGCTGCAGCCGAGCTGGCGCGAATTGACGCCCCGGCTGCCCAAGTCCGGCTTGCTGCCGGATGATGCCGCCCTGATCGAGCGGATCGTAGGGAAGGGAAGCGGGAACTAGCTACTGCTCCTGCACGCCCGGCATCTCCTCGAGCAGGTTGATGCGCTCGGAATCGCCCTCGACTTCGACCTCGAGAATGTTGTACTGCCATTCGCCGGCTTGCTTGACAGCGTCCACGTGGATGGTGCCCTTGCCGCGCGGACCGGAAATGGGAATGCCGATCTTGGCCTCGCCGTGCTCGGGCGTGATGTTGAACGAGCCGGTGAACATCCAGCCTTCCTCGATTGGAGTGCCGAGCCTTTGCACTACGGCGGGATGGGCGCGGGCCTTGGCTACCGACTGTTTGTAGATTTCCTCGTTCTTCATCGAGCCGAAGACCACCGCCAGGATGAGGGCGACGAAGGCGAAGATGAGCACGATGAAGCCGAAGCAGCCCACGGGGACGACCCACTTCCAATTGCGTCCCAGCCAGCTCTTCTGGGGCACGCCGGGCAGGCCGGGCGAGATGGGCCCGCCACCGGCTGTTTCGCTCAGGATGCGTCCGCAGCCGGGACACACCGTGGCGCCCAGGGGAATGTCGAGGTTGCAACTAGGACAGTGCATGAGCCACCACCTGGAGAGGATGCGGCCGGACTGTACCGCGAATGAGTTCGCGAAGCAATGGGTCCGTGCGTTCGGTGTGCTTCCCTGTGTATGCTGGATTATCCGCTTTCCTTCGGCTGCGGTCGCTTCTTGCGGCTGATGGCTGAAGGGTGTGACGAGGGTCCCATGCTCCTTCACGGCATCTTTCCACCCATCACGACGCCCTTCTATCCGGATGGCGCGGTGTACTTCCGCAAGCTGGAAGCTAACGTCGAGCGCTATTCGAAGACTCCGGTGGCCGGGATCGTGGTGCTGGGCTCGACGGGCGAGGCCCTGATGCTCAGCGACGAAGAGCAGCGAGACGTGCTCCGTGTGGCGCGCGATGCGGCAGCGCCGGAGAAAGTGTTGATTGCGGGGACGGGGATCGAGTCAGCGAGCGAGACGCTGCGCTTGACCGAGTACGCCGCCGGGCTAGGCTACGACGTTGCCATGGTGCGCACTCCGCACTATTACAAGCGCCAGATGCAACCGGCGAACATGCTGGCTTTCTATCGCACGGTGGCGGACCGCTCGCCTCTGCCGGTGATCATCTATAACTTCCCGCCCAACACGGGGTATGACATCCCGGCGGAAGTGGTGATAGCGCTGGCCGAACATCCCAACCTGATCGGCATCAAGGAATCCAGCGGGGACATAGCCAAGGTGAAGGCCATGGTGGATGGCACTCGCGAGGTGCGGCGTACCGCGACTGTAACCGAAGTGTTCGCGGCAGTGACGGGAAGAATGTTGTCACCGGTGGCGGCAGGGGACGCGGGGTTGATCGCGCCTTCTGTCCTCACGGGTGGAGGCGGGGGCGCGGCCGTCCAGGCGCCACCGATGCGAAAAACGCGCACCAAAGAGGTGGGCTTCCAGGTGCTGGTGGGCTCGGCGCAGACCTTGAAGGATTCGCTGGACGTGGGCGCAGTGGGAGCCATTCTGGCATTTGCGGATTGCGCGCCCACCGCCTGCTACGAGATCTTCACCGCCTGGAAGGAAGATGACCAGGCGCTGGCGAAAGAAAAGCAGCAGCGGATCGCAGAGGCGGCGAAGAAGATCGTGGGCGAGTTTGGCATCCCGGGCGTCAAGTACGCCATGGACTTCAACGGCTACTACGGCGGACCTCCGCGGTTGCCCCTGCTGCCGCCGACCGCCGAGCTCAAGCAGGAGATCGAACGGCTGCTGGCCGGGATCCGGAACTGAGCGTGGCGCCCCGACCCAAGGCCAGACGCGCGGACGCGCTCGCCGCGCGCACTCCCCGCCGAACGTCTCAAGGCGCGAGCCGGCCGGTCTTGTTACAGGTCTCTGAAGAGATGAAGCACTGGGCGGCCATGCTGGGCGGGGAACTAGAGAGCTGGCCCGGCGTGAGCACGCGGCCCATGTTCGGCTTCCTCAGCTTCTATCGCGGCAAGAACGTCTTCGCCGCCCTGCCTAAGACGCGCTCGATGGGTTCGCCCACCTCGTTCATTTTCAGGCTGCCGCCGGATTCTCCGCTCAAGGCCCGAGCGAGGAAGGATCCGCGCATCGGCCCGTCGGAAATGGCGCAAGCACGCTGGATGACTTTCGAGATGCAGTCGGAGGCCGATCTGCGGGACGCGCTCACCTGGCTCGACCGCGCCTATCTTGCGGCCGGCGGGCCGCGCTTGACGAAACGGGGCCGCAGGCCCTAGAATATCGAACGTTCGTTCGAGATACCCCTGTGCCCACAGCTGCCAGCCCCCGACTCGACACCGCTCTGCCCGCCGACCGGCGCTTCGACCGCCGCCTGGCTGAGATCCTGGAGCATGCCACCGAAGTCTTCTGCGAAAAGGGCTATGAAGGCGCTTCCATGCGCGACCTTTCCCGCGCCACGGGCACGTCGCTGGCCGGGCTCTATTACTACTTCGAGAGCAAAGAGAAGCTGCTCTACCTCATCCAGAAGCACACCTTCTCCACCATCCTGGAGCGGTTGCAGGAACGGCTGGAAGGCGTCCGCGATCCGGAACAGCGTGTGCGCGTGCTGGTGGAGAACCACCTGGACTATTTTCTGGCCAACGCCGCGGCGATGAAAGTGCTCTCCCACGAAGCCGATGTGCTGAAGAACACGTATGGAGCGCAGATCGCCGCCATCAAGCGCCAGTACTATCGAACGGCGCTGGGGCTGCTGGAAGACCTGAAGCGCTCCAAGGGGCTAGAATTCAATGCGCGCATCGCGGTGCTGAGCCTGTTCGGCATGATGAACTGGATCTATACCTGGTACAACCCGCGCGTGGATGCCGATGCCGAGGCGCTGGCCCGGCAGATGGGCGACCTGTTCCTGCGCGGGATTTGCGGCTCTACGCGCGGCAAGCGCAACGGACGCCGCTGACCACATTCCACCCTGGACACAGGGAATCTTGGGAAGGAGTTTTCGATGGCAACCGCAACCGAAACCGCAACCAAACAGCTTGTCAACTATCGCGTGGAGCAGGGCGTGGCGGTGATCGAGATGAACGATCCCCCGGCCAACACCTACACCTACGAGATGAACCGCCAGCTCGACGAGGCCATCCTCAAGGCCCGGATGGACAACGACGTGTACGTCATCGTTCTGACCGGCGCGGGAGAAAAGTTTTTCTCCGCGGGCGCGAACATCAAGATGCTGGCCAGCGTGGATCCTGTCTTCAAGTATTACTTCTGCCTGCACGCCAATGAGACGCTGCTGCGGCTGGAGCACACGCCGAAGCTGGTGATCGCCGCGCTGAACGGACACACCGTAGGCGGCGGCCTGGAAATCGCCATGGCCGCGGACCTGCGCATTGCGCGCCGCGACGCCGGCAAGATCGGACTGCCGGAGATCAACCTGGGCGTACTGCCGGGCACCGGCGGGACGCAGCGACTGTCGCGCATCGTCGGCAAGTCCAAGGCCATCGAGCTGATGGTGACCGGCAACACCTTTTCGTTCGAGGAGGCCAAAGAACTGGGCCTGGTGAACGACATCTTCGAGCGCGAAAACTTCATGGAGAACGTGATGGAGTACGCCCGGCAGTTCTGCCCGCCCAACAAGGCGGCCATGGCGGTGGGCCACATCAAACGCTCGGTGCAGACCGGCTGGGAGATTCCGCTGGAGTCGGCGCTGGCCGTCGAGCGCGAGCTGCAATCGCTGCTGTTCAAGAGCCAGGACGCTAAGGAAGGCCTGAACGCCTACGTGGAGAAGCGTCCGGCGACGTTCAAAGCGAAATGACGGCGCTCGGCGGGTGTCCGAGCCCGCCGCCGTCATCCTGAGCGAAGCGAAGGACCTTGGGGTGCAATCGGAGGAGTGAGAACCAAATCATGCTCACGGCAACCAAAGCGAAGATCGAACCGGGCAAGCTGCTGATCGGCGGCGAATGGCGGGACTCGTCGAACGGCCAGACGTTCGAGACGGTGAATCCGGCCACGGGCGAGGTGCTCACGCACATCGCCCAGGGAACGCTGGAGGACGTAGAGACCGCGGTGGCCGCGGCGCGCAAGGCCTTCGACGACGCGGGCGGCCCCTGGCAGAAGATGACCGCCAGCGAGCGTGGCAAGGTGCTGTGGCGCGTTGCCGACCTCATCGAGCGGGACATCGAGGAGATCGCCGAGATCGAAACGCTCGATAACGGCAAGCCTATCTTCGAGTCGCGCTACGTGGACGTGCCCACCGTGGCCGACGTCTTCCGCTACTACGCGGGCTGGGCCACGAAGATCCACGGTGAGACCATCAACTCGCGCGCCAATGCGTTCACCTACACGCTGCGCGAGCCGGTGGGAGTGGTAGCCGCCATTGTGCCGTGGAATTTCCCGCTGCTTCTGGCGGCCTGGAAGATCGCGCCAGCGCTGGCCACCGGCAATACGGTCATCTGGAAGCCGGCCACGCAGA
This region includes:
- a CDS encoding enoyl-CoA hydratase/isomerase family protein, giving the protein MATATETATKQLVNYRVEQGVAVIEMNDPPANTYTYEMNRQLDEAILKARMDNDVYVIVLTGAGEKFFSAGANIKMLASVDPVFKYYFCLHANETLLRLEHTPKLVIAALNGHTVGGGLEIAMAADLRIARRDAGKIGLPEINLGVLPGTGGTQRLSRIVGKSKAIELMVTGNTFSFEEAKELGLVNDIFERENFMENVMEYARQFCPPNKAAMAVGHIKRSVQTGWEIPLESALAVERELQSLLFKSQDAKEGLNAYVEKRPATFKAK
- a CDS encoding DUF1028 domain-containing protein, encoding MKPAVLTIVLLSLLSTDLAAQERPHPLRPVSTFSIVARDPQTGELGVAVQSHWFSVGQIVPWAESEVGAVATQSFVDPSYGKLGLDLMRAGRSAPEALRGLLAADAGREVRQVAMIDAQGRVDAYTGKNDIHAAGNIVGAQFSVQANLMANDKVWPAMAKAYQETKGDLADRMLAALDAAQAVGGDIRGTQSAALIVVRAKSSGKPWEDRVFDLRVDDSEEPLKELRRLVTLQRAYNHMNAGDLAVEHKDNEAALREYAAAEALAASSEGIPASRLAEMTYWHAVALVNMKRVEEALPLFEKAFKLQPSWRELTPRLPKSGLLPDDAALIERIVGKGSGN
- a CDS encoding TetR/AcrR family transcriptional regulator, whose protein sequence is MPTAASPRLDTALPADRRFDRRLAEILEHATEVFCEKGYEGASMRDLSRATGTSLAGLYYYFESKEKLLYLIQKHTFSTILERLQERLEGVRDPEQRVRVLVENHLDYFLANAAAMKVLSHEADVLKNTYGAQIAAIKRQYYRTALGLLEDLKRSKGLEFNARIAVLSLFGMMNWIYTWYNPRVDADAEALARQMGDLFLRGICGSTRGKRNGRR
- a CDS encoding cytochrome c oxidase assembly factor Coa1 family protein, coding for MHCPSCNLDIPLGATVCPGCGRILSETAGGGPISPGLPGVPQKSWLGRNWKWVVPVGCFGFIVLIFAFVALILAVVFGSMKNEEIYKQSVAKARAHPAVVQRLGTPIEEGWMFTGSFNITPEHGEAKIGIPISGPRGKGTIHVDAVKQAGEWQYNILEVEVEGDSERINLLEEMPGVQEQ
- the carB gene encoding carbamoyl-phosphate synthase large subunit → PNDITRKTPACFEPTLDYVVVKIPKWQFEKFPGADETLGPQMKSVGEVMAIGRTFKEALMKGVRSLETGKRPGSMKIEPRILTQRLVTPHPERLSYLRYALRQGHTVKELAKMTAIDPWFLYQMKEITEMEMEVEKHPLESAPARVLLAAKRAGLSDARLGVAWRVPDGQAAANKIRHLRKKHRVTPVYKRVDTCAAEFESYTPYLYSTYEEEDEAAPTDRKKVIILGSGPNRIGQGIEFDYCCCHASFALREDGYETVMVNCNPETVSTDYDTSDRLYFEPLTLEDVLAVYEHEASGGAPVGVIVQFGGQTPLNLALPLKAAGGSIIGTSPESIDLAEDRKRFGRLLEELAIPQPPGATATSVEQAVAAANQIGYPVLVRPSYVLGGRAMVIAYDDDSVIHYMKEAVDYSQERPVLIDHFLEDATEVDVDALSDGEDVVIAGIMQHIEEAGIHSGDSSCVLPAVDIPQAAIATMRDYTFRLARALRVVGLMNIQFAIQRRSPRSAEGDAQKSEDRVYVLEVNPRASRTVPYVSKATGVPLAKIAARLMVGRKLREFLPEHVERTTDLTTGGCYFVKSPVFPWSKFPGVDTVLGPEMKSTGEVMGVADSFGEAFARAQLSAGLTLPTAGTIFLSVTDRDKPAAVPIAQRFSELGFRIVATHGTADALERAGLVVDRVYKVKEGRPNVVDLIKGDKIQLVINTPHGAEPWFDEKAIRRAAVTHHIPTITTLSAARAAAEGIAARQRGEISVRALQQLHAGQEATAK
- a CDS encoding dihydrodipicolinate synthase family protein — protein: MLLHGIFPPITTPFYPDGAVYFRKLEANVERYSKTPVAGIVVLGSTGEALMLSDEEQRDVLRVARDAAAPEKVLIAGTGIESASETLRLTEYAAGLGYDVAMVRTPHYYKRQMQPANMLAFYRTVADRSPLPVIIYNFPPNTGYDIPAEVVIALAEHPNLIGIKESSGDIAKVKAMVDGTREVRRTATVTEVFAAVTGRMLSPVAAGDAGLIAPSVLTGGGGGAAVQAPPMRKTRTKEVGFQVLVGSAQTLKDSLDVGAVGAILAFADCAPTACYEIFTAWKEDDQALAKEKQQRIAEAAKKIVGEFGIPGVKYAMDFNGYYGGPPRLPLLPPTAELKQEIERLLAGIRN